CACATTCCACAGACACAGAAGccgctgcttcttcttcctgtgGCTTTAGCTCACTCAATAGCTCTTGAACCCGAGCCATCAACCTCGGATCACCAGACCCTTCTTTGTTCTCCATTAGTACATCACGAAAGAGAATCGACCTCGCCTCATCGTGCTTCCCTTGCTTGATGAGACATGTGCATAAATTGCAAGCCTTGTTTGCATCTGGCTCTATCAATTGAGCTTTCCGATACACAGCTTCAGCTGCTGTATAGTCCATTAGTTGCATATAAGCCCATCCCAAGTTCCCCTGTAACACCACATTCATTCAAATTCCATCAGTTCACTGATCAAGAGACTTGAGAAATCTAATCACAACTAAAGACTAGTCGTGAGATTATTAGTCTTACCAAGATCCTAGAGGTTTCCTTCTCGACGGTGACCTGAAACTTCTTGCCATGAGATCTCGCAGTCTTTGTTGGTTTGCCATTGAATGCTTCTCCTTGATATATCATCCAAAGCTTTTGCTTCAATAACTCAACTTGCTCTTCTATTCTCCCACATTTCTGTTCAACAAAATTCGGAATCCCAAGTTTGTCAATTTCACTATCTAATAAAACGGTAACCgagagaaacaagagaatGGTCTCGGTCAGAGTTTAGTTACCTTATATAGATCGATGAGGACATTGTCTAATGACTCTTGAGCTTGTCTTGAACAAAGATCTCTAAAGGATTGAATAGCGTCAATGGCTTCTTCAGCTCTGTTCTGTTGTTTCATTAACAAGGCCATGTCTTTAAGAGCACTATCAACTCTATCTCTCGCTTTAATCGCTATCCAAAACAACTCTATCGCTGCTTCTGCATCTTTCTCCACCAACTGAACCAAAcatcaaatccaaaatctcagtaaaaatcaatataaacTCGATTCCTTTGGATAAAGTCACACATATGTATA
This sequence is a window from Arabidopsis thaliana chromosome 1 sequence. Protein-coding genes within it:
- a CDS encoding Tetratricopeptide repeat (TPR)-like superfamily protein (Tetratricopeptide repeat (TPR)-like superfamily protein; FUNCTIONS IN: binding; INVOLVED IN: biological_process unknown; EXPRESSED IN: 23 plant structures; EXPRESSED DURING: 13 growth stages; CONTAINS InterPro DOMAIN/s: Tetratricopeptide TPR-1 (InterPro:IPR001440), Tetratricopeptide-like helical (InterPro:IPR011990), Tetratricopeptide repeat-containing (InterPro:IPR013026), Tetratricopeptide repeat (InterPro:IPR019734); BEST Arabidopsis thaliana protein match is: Tetratricopeptide repeat (TPR)-like superfamily protein (TAIR:AT5G48850.1); Has 226 Blast hits to 224 proteins in 29 species: Archae - 0; Bacteria - 22; Metazoa - 1; Fungi - 0; Plants - 173; Viruses - 0; Other Eukaryotes - 30 (source: NCBI BLink).) is translated as MMMMIQRRGGERQDSSAAAYNVVHKLPHGDSPYVRAKHVQLVEKDAEAAIELFWIAIKARDRVDSALKDMALLMKQQNRAEEAIDAIQSFRDLCSRQAQESLDNVLIDLYKKCGRIEEQVELLKQKLWMIYQGEAFNGKPTKTARSHGKKFQVTVEKETSRILGNLGWAYMQLMDYTAAEAVYRKAQLIEPDANKACNLCTCLIKQGKHDEARSILFRDVLMENKEGSGDPRLMARVQELLSELKPQEEEAAASVSVECEVGIDEIAVVEGLDEFVKEWRRPYRTRRLPIFEEILPLRDQLAC